One part of the Nitrospira defluvii genome encodes these proteins:
- a CDS encoding FRG domain-containing protein has protein sequence METIGTQELWSFIDGKSEATTARISKIRKGAGHTVNSFLELASKVAELQFRNRDHVLLFGGQSADYRNKKGNSTLKPTLFRPLKKGNPNSNTLIQRFEALRDAEDDLACRYQQAGFLGAERLQRQHILRWAILQHYEVCRTPLLDITASLRVAASFASIDHKGEAFLFVLGVPNLSGAITASAEAGLQIVRLSSVCPPKAIRPHLQEGYLLGEYPEMSDFGRVQQYFQYEIDFGRRLVAKFRFEPKTFWKDDAFPMVTKKALYPSPQGDPFHKVVSAVKQSISYLRE, from the coding sequence ATGGAAACGATTGGAACGCAGGAATTATGGTCATTTATTGATGGGAAATCTGAAGCAACAACAGCACGAATTTCCAAGATTCGGAAAGGAGCTGGGCACACAGTAAATTCGTTCTTGGAATTGGCTTCTAAAGTAGCCGAATTGCAGTTCAGAAATCGCGATCACGTCCTTCTGTTCGGGGGCCAATCAGCGGATTATCGAAACAAGAAAGGCAACAGCACACTAAAACCTACACTATTCAGACCCCTCAAGAAGGGGAACCCGAATTCGAATACCCTTATTCAACGTTTCGAAGCATTAAGGGATGCAGAAGATGATCTGGCATGTAGATATCAACAGGCAGGTTTTCTCGGCGCTGAACGGTTACAACGCCAGCATATTTTGCGATGGGCGATCCTACAACATTATGAAGTCTGCCGAACGCCGCTGTTGGACATAACTGCATCTCTCCGCGTTGCCGCCTCATTTGCATCCATCGATCATAAAGGTGAGGCATTTCTATTTGTTCTTGGCGTTCCAAACTTAAGCGGAGCAATAACGGCTAGTGCCGAAGCCGGCCTGCAAATTGTGCGGCTATCCAGCGTGTGTCCGCCCAAAGCAATTCGTCCACATCTTCAGGAAGGTTACCTGCTTGGCGAATACCCTGAAATGTCAGACTTCGGCCGGGTGCAACAATACTTCCAGTACGAAATTGATTTTGGTCGGCGGTTAGTTGCCAAGTTTCGTTTTGAGCCAAAAACCTTCTGGAAGGATGACGCATTCCCGATGGTAACCAAGAAGGCGCTGTATCCTTCCCCTCAAGGTGACCCATTTCACAAAGTTGTTTCTGCGGTAAAACAGTCCATCAGCTATTTGCGGGAATAG
- a CDS encoding type I restriction-modification system subunit M, producing MSVRNTVKSIQDIMRQDSGVDGDAQRISQLCWMFFLKIIDDQDLELEAMQKGYRSPIPKPFQWRTWAADPEGMTGEELMTFVNDQLFPALKELSGTAKDGRRRVVRDVFEDAYNYMKSGQLMRQVINKINGIDFNNLTERQHFGDIYEQILADLQSAGNAGEYYTPRAVTAFMADRIDPQPGEILLDPACGTGGFLTCSIRHMREHYVKKPADEQKMQQGLRACEKKQLPHMLCVTNMLLHGIEDPSFVRHDNTLARPYISYGQADRVDIVLTNPPFGGKEEDGIESNFPKHFQTRETADLFLALIVRLLRPGGRAAVVLPDGTLFGEGVKTRLKEHLMEECKLHTIVRLPNSVFKPYASIGTNLLFFEKGEPTKDIWFYEHRVPEGQKAYSMTKPIRFEHLKPCIDWWGGAKRKGRKETEVAWKVTADEVKARGYNLDFKNPHQVTDDHGDPEELLQQLVAAEKEAANLRDQLKAILEKALLR from the coding sequence ATGTCCGTTCGCAACACCGTCAAATCCATTCAAGACATCATGCGCCAGGACAGCGGCGTGGATGGCGATGCCCAGCGCATTTCCCAGCTCTGCTGGATGTTCTTTCTGAAGATCATCGACGACCAGGACCTGGAACTCGAAGCGATGCAGAAGGGCTATCGCTCGCCCATTCCGAAACCATTCCAGTGGCGCACCTGGGCCGCCGATCCGGAAGGGATGACCGGCGAAGAGCTGATGACCTTTGTGAATGACCAGCTCTTTCCCGCGCTCAAGGAATTGTCCGGCACGGCCAAGGACGGCCGCCGCCGCGTCGTGCGGGATGTCTTCGAAGACGCCTACAACTACATGAAGTCCGGCCAGCTTATGCGGCAGGTGATCAACAAGATCAACGGCATCGACTTCAACAATCTCACGGAGCGCCAGCACTTCGGCGACATCTACGAGCAGATCCTGGCCGACCTTCAGAGCGCCGGCAATGCGGGCGAGTACTACACGCCCCGCGCCGTCACCGCCTTCATGGCTGATCGCATCGATCCGCAGCCGGGCGAGATTCTGTTGGATCCGGCCTGCGGCACCGGCGGCTTCCTCACCTGTTCCATCCGCCATATGCGCGAGCACTACGTGAAGAAACCGGCGGATGAACAGAAGATGCAGCAGGGCTTGCGGGCCTGTGAGAAAAAGCAGCTCCCGCACATGCTCTGCGTCACGAACATGCTGCTGCACGGCATCGAAGATCCTTCCTTCGTCCGTCATGACAACACCCTGGCCAGGCCCTATATCAGTTACGGTCAGGCGGACCGGGTGGACATCGTCTTAACCAACCCGCCCTTCGGCGGCAAGGAAGAGGACGGCATCGAGAGCAACTTTCCCAAGCACTTCCAGACGCGCGAGACGGCGGATCTCTTCCTGGCCCTCATCGTACGCCTGCTCAGGCCGGGCGGCCGAGCCGCTGTCGTCTTGCCGGACGGCACGCTGTTCGGTGAAGGCGTCAAGACCAGGCTCAAGGAACATCTCATGGAGGAGTGCAAGCTCCATACGATCGTCCGCCTGCCCAATAGCGTGTTCAAACCCTACGCCAGCATCGGCACGAATCTGCTGTTCTTCGAGAAGGGCGAACCGACCAAAGACATCTGGTTCTATGAGCATCGTGTTCCCGAAGGACAGAAGGCCTATTCGATGACGAAGCCCATTCGCTTCGAGCATCTGAAGCCCTGCATCGACTGGTGGGGTGGGGCCAAACGCAAGGGGCGAAAGGAAACGGAAGTCGCGTGGAAGGTCACGGCCGATGAAGTGAAAGCCCGTGGCTACAACCTCGACTTCAAGAACCCCCATCAAGTCACCGATGACCATGGCGACCCCGAGGAACTGTTGCAACAACTCGTCGCGGCCGAGAAGGAAGCAGCCAACCTGCGTGACCAGCTCAAGGCCATTCTGGAGAAGGCGCTGCTGCGATGA
- a CDS encoding PDDEXK nuclease domain-containing protein, which translates to MKKATTKKRLAPGRSLGPLIEQVRALVQSARRTAAVNMNTLQVLTNFGIGRLIVEHEQQGHDRAAYGKETLKHLAVNLTAEFGRGFSERNLEYMRKFFLVWKERLPQISQKPSAKLPSSMMAQPPSGTYPVPFTLSWSHYVVLLSIRNEEERGFYEIESAQSGWSVPELKRQVNSSLYERLALSRDKIRVRRLAEEGHIAASPSDMLKDPYILEFLGLEDKPAYSESDLESAIIGKLQHFLLELGKGFLFEARQKRFTFDEDHFFVDLVFYNRLLRCYVLLDLKIGKLTHQDLGQMQMYVNYFDRHVKQAGEHPTVGIILCKKKHDALVEITLPKNANIFASEYQLYLPSKEDLRQRLLEWTADEEDTR; encoded by the coding sequence ATGAAGAAGGCCACGACGAAGAAACGTCTTGCTCCGGGTCGCAGCCTCGGCCCGCTTATCGAACAGGTCCGCGCCCTCGTTCAGTCGGCTCGCCGGACCGCTGCTGTGAACATGAACACTCTGCAAGTCCTCACCAACTTCGGAATCGGCCGCCTCATTGTCGAACATGAGCAGCAGGGGCATGACCGCGCGGCCTACGGCAAAGAGACGCTCAAACACCTGGCCGTCAACCTCACCGCGGAGTTCGGTCGCGGATTCTCCGAGCGCAATCTTGAATACATGCGGAAGTTTTTCCTCGTCTGGAAGGAACGCCTGCCGCAGATTTCGCAGAAGCCTTCTGCGAAATTACCGTCTTCCATGATGGCCCAACCACCGTCTGGGACATATCCCGTACCCTTCACCCTCAGTTGGTCTCATTATGTCGTTCTCTTGAGCATCAGAAACGAAGAGGAGCGCGGTTTTTACGAAATCGAATCCGCGCAATCCGGGTGGTCCGTCCCGGAACTCAAGCGCCAGGTCAACTCCAGCCTCTACGAGCGCCTCGCCCTCAGCCGTGACAAGATACGCGTCCGGAGGCTCGCAGAGGAAGGCCACATCGCCGCCAGTCCCTCTGATATGCTCAAAGATCCCTACATCCTGGAATTCCTCGGCCTGGAGGATAAACCGGCCTACTCCGAGAGTGACCTCGAATCCGCCATCATCGGTAAACTTCAGCACTTCCTGTTGGAACTCGGCAAAGGATTTCTCTTCGAGGCTCGCCAGAAGCGCTTCACCTTCGATGAAGACCATTTTTTCGTAGACCTCGTCTTCTATAACCGCCTCCTGCGATGTTATGTCCTGCTGGACCTCAAGATCGGCAAGCTTACCCATCAAGACCTCGGTCAGATGCAGATGTATGTGAACTACTTCGATCGCCACGTAAAGCAGGCGGGCGAACACCCCACCGTTGGCATCATCCTCTGCAAAAAGAAGCACGACGCTCTCGTCGAGATCACCCTCCCGAAAAACGCTAACATCTTCGCCTCTGAATACCAGCTGTACCTGCCTTCTAAAGAAGATCTGCGGCAACGGCTCCTGGAGTGGACCGCCGACGAAGAGGACACTCGGTGA
- a CDS encoding restriction endonuclease subunit S: MNPEQLLHHFDCISEAPDAIPRLRRFILDLAVRGKLAEQDPRDEPASELLTRIQDEKARLVKTSELKKLESFEPVEAHEIPFTIPLGWEVMRMGWLARKLGAGSTPLGGKAVYQSEGVPLLRSQNVHDDGLRLNDVARISRSIHERMSGTHVQHNDILLNITGASIGRCALVSSTFVEGNVSQHVAIIRLFLPDIRQFIHLSLTSPLFQKVIDDVQVGVSREGLSMQRLRLFPMLIPPLAEQQRIVAKVDELMALCDRLEAAQAERENRRDRLAAASLNRLNQPSDDPSLFQDQAHFYFHHLPRLTTSREHIQQLRRTILNLAVCGKLMPQDSCDEPASELLKRIQSEQEELVKARVLKHDGGDLMMLEEDLPYKLPSKWQWTSLRSIIVFGPQNGISPKPSTRPNAPKAITLTATTSGIFNPHHFKQVEANISPDSEFWLRSGDLLFQRGNTREYVGIAAYYTGEPRLFLYPDLMMKVRLSEKVSLRYVHLCAIAPAARDYFFTYATGAQATMPKINQGTLLRLPIPLSPIEEQHRIVAKVDELMALCDKLELQLATTRTDSHRLLEAVLHYAIEQTA, translated from the coding sequence GTGAATCCGGAGCAACTCCTCCATCACTTTGACTGCATCAGCGAAGCGCCAGACGCCATACCGCGTTTACGGCGGTTTATTCTGGATCTAGCCGTGCGAGGAAAGCTGGCCGAGCAAGATCCGAGGGATGAACCGGCGTCGGAACTGTTGACGCGAATTCAAGATGAGAAGGCAAGGTTGGTGAAGACTAGCGAGCTTAAGAAGCTGGAGTCCTTTGAACCAGTTGAGGCGCACGAAATTCCCTTTACTATTCCATTGGGATGGGAAGTCATGCGAATGGGTTGGCTTGCACGGAAACTTGGTGCAGGCAGCACCCCACTTGGCGGAAAGGCTGTTTATCAGAGTGAAGGAGTTCCTTTACTTCGGTCTCAAAACGTTCATGATGACGGCCTTCGACTTAACGATGTCGCGCGCATCTCTCGTTCAATTCACGAACGGATGTCGGGAACGCACGTCCAACACAATGACATATTGCTCAACATCACAGGTGCATCAATCGGACGGTGCGCCCTGGTTTCCAGCACTTTCGTAGAAGGCAACGTTTCTCAGCATGTCGCGATCATCCGTCTTTTTCTTCCCGATATTCGCCAGTTCATTCACTTGTCATTGACATCACCCCTCTTCCAGAAAGTTATCGATGACGTTCAAGTGGGCGTATCGCGGGAGGGACTCAGTATGCAGCGCCTGCGCCTCTTCCCCATGCTCATCCCACCCCTCGCCGAACAGCAGCGTATTGTCGCCAAGGTGGATGAATTGATGGCGCTGTGCGACAGATTAGAGGCAGCGCAGGCCGAGCGGGAGAACCGGCGGGATCGGCTGGCGGCGGCTAGCCTAAATCGCCTGAACCAGCCTTCCGATGATCCATCTCTCTTCCAAGACCAAGCCCACTTCTACTTCCACCACCTCCCGCGCCTCACCACCAGTCGCGAGCACATCCAGCAACTTCGCCGAACCATCCTCAACCTAGCCGTCTGCGGGAAACTCATGCCTCAAGATTCCTGCGACGAGCCAGCGTCTGAATTGCTCAAGCGCATTCAGTCGGAGCAAGAAGAGCTCGTAAAGGCACGAGTGTTAAAACACGATGGCGGCGATTTGATGATGTTAGAGGAAGATCTCCCATACAAGCTACCGTCGAAATGGCAATGGACATCCCTACGCAGCATCATCGTATTTGGACCACAGAATGGAATCTCGCCAAAGCCGTCAACGCGCCCAAACGCACCTAAAGCCATCACTCTCACGGCGACAACAAGCGGCATTTTTAACCCGCACCACTTCAAACAGGTTGAGGCAAACATCTCTCCCGATTCGGAATTTTGGCTACGTTCCGGCGACCTCTTATTTCAAAGAGGAAATACTCGTGAGTATGTCGGCATTGCGGCCTATTACACAGGTGAGCCAAGACTATTCCTCTATCCGGACTTGATGATGAAGGTTCGGCTCTCAGAGAAAGTCAGTCTTCGTTACGTCCACCTTTGCGCGATAGCTCCTGCCGCTCGAGATTATTTTTTTACCTATGCAACCGGTGCGCAAGCAACGATGCCAAAAATAAACCAAGGCACGTTACTTCGGTTGCCAATTCCTCTTTCACCCATAGAAGAACAACATCGCATCGTCGCCAAAGTCGATGAACTGATGGCCCTCTGCGACAAGCTGGAATTGCAGCTCGCCACCACCCGCACCGACAGCCACCGCCTCCTCGAAGCCGTGCTGCACTATGCGATCGAGCAGACAGCTTGA
- a CDS encoding YkvA family protein has translation MKRMTPAMLLKALTMFRGFTQTAAEYLRDKERLRYLLAAAVSIAQGRGGKLLKDLQLLVRLLKASVSGAYTGLSVHKLVTIVAAILYLISPLDVIPDFIPVVGYADDAAVIAWVLNSIAQELRDFKSWEQGT, from the coding sequence ATGAAACGAATGACTCCAGCAATGCTCCTGAAGGCGTTGACCATGTTTCGAGGGTTCACACAGACGGCGGCGGAGTATCTCAGAGACAAGGAGCGGCTTCGTTACCTGTTGGCCGCGGCAGTCTCGATTGCGCAGGGTCGCGGTGGAAAGCTGCTGAAGGATCTTCAATTATTGGTGCGGCTGCTGAAAGCGTCCGTGAGCGGGGCCTATACAGGCCTCTCGGTCCACAAGCTTGTGACCATCGTGGCGGCCATTCTGTACCTCATCAGCCCGCTTGATGTGATCCCGGACTTCATTCCTGTGGTCGGCTATGCGGATGATGCGGCGGTGATTGCCTGGGTGCTGAACAGCATTGCTCAAGAACTGAGGGACTTTAAGAGTTGGGAACAGGGGACGTGA
- the hflX gene encoding GTPase HflX — protein sequence MSKPSQSNAVLVAIRTPRVTVEEVDSSLQELTRLVTTLGYRVVGRVTQKRSSDRYAAVLGEGKLSELARWTGGSGKIEAFGRPAHKAGSKHEAADSDVTEESDDDESDDTIEASPGPDEQAQIVIVDCDLSPSQLKNLERAAGVPVLDRTGVIIEIFSRHARTRAARLQVEIARLNYLAPRLRETGGGSERQGGGVGGKGAGETSLELDKRRIRDRTKELRAELAAIGDEHQTRRARREHELTVALVGYTNAGKSSLMRAMTGIEVLVADKLFATLDTTIRPLYPETRPKVLLSDTVGFIKKLPHDLVASFKSTLDEAASASLLLFVVDASDPSFRSQLDVTRKVLAEVGATDVPSLLVLNKRDRLAPDELAALKAEYPDAVLLSTRNKDDLQALRERIMGCFESDMLDEELHIPFTAQKVVAEIRARMRVLSEAYDAEGLTIRVRSTPENLTAIKKKLGR from the coding sequence ATGTCGAAGCCCTCACAATCGAATGCCGTGCTTGTGGCGATCCGCACTCCCCGCGTGACGGTGGAGGAAGTAGACAGTTCGCTGCAAGAGCTCACCCGTCTGGTGACGACCCTCGGGTACCGCGTCGTGGGCCGTGTGACGCAAAAGCGGAGCTCCGATCGCTATGCGGCGGTTCTGGGAGAAGGCAAGCTCTCCGAATTGGCACGATGGACCGGTGGGTCCGGAAAAATCGAGGCCTTTGGCCGGCCGGCGCACAAAGCCGGGTCGAAGCACGAGGCGGCGGATTCGGACGTCACGGAAGAATCAGACGATGACGAATCGGATGACACCATCGAGGCTTCCCCAGGCCCTGACGAACAGGCGCAGATCGTCATCGTGGACTGTGATCTGTCGCCGTCCCAATTGAAAAATCTTGAACGTGCCGCCGGGGTTCCTGTGCTCGATCGTACCGGGGTCATCATCGAGATTTTCAGCCGGCACGCGCGAACCAGAGCGGCCAGGCTGCAGGTGGAGATCGCGCGGCTCAATTATCTGGCGCCACGGTTGCGTGAAACCGGCGGCGGCAGCGAGCGGCAGGGCGGGGGAGTCGGTGGCAAAGGAGCCGGAGAGACGAGTCTTGAGCTCGATAAGCGCAGAATCCGCGATCGCACGAAGGAACTCCGGGCCGAATTGGCCGCAATCGGAGACGAGCATCAGACGCGCCGCGCGAGGCGTGAACACGAATTAACGGTCGCGCTCGTGGGGTACACCAATGCCGGGAAGTCCTCGCTCATGCGTGCGATGACGGGCATCGAGGTGCTCGTAGCCGACAAGCTGTTTGCCACGCTCGACACCACGATCCGGCCCTTGTATCCTGAGACGCGTCCCAAAGTGCTGCTGTCCGATACAGTGGGATTCATCAAAAAGCTCCCGCATGATCTGGTGGCGTCGTTCAAGTCGACCCTGGATGAAGCGGCCAGTGCCTCGCTCCTGCTCTTTGTCGTCGATGCCTCAGATCCGTCCTTTCGCTCCCAACTCGATGTCACGCGGAAGGTGTTAGCCGAAGTCGGCGCCACGGATGTTCCCAGCCTGTTGGTGTTGAATAAACGGGATCGCCTCGCGCCGGATGAACTCGCGGCCCTGAAGGCGGAATATCCCGACGCGGTCCTGCTGTCCACGCGAAACAAAGACGATCTGCAGGCGCTCCGCGAGCGCATCATGGGGTGCTTTGAGAGCGATATGCTCGACGAGGAATTGCATATTCCTTTTACCGCTCAAAAGGTCGTTGCGGAGATCCGCGCCCGGATGCGAGTCTTGTCCGAAGCCTATGATGCCGAGGGGCTGACGATACGGGTGCGATCCACTCCTGAGAATCTGACGGCGATCAAAAAGAAGCTCGGTCGATGA
- a CDS encoding DUF4130 domain-containing protein: MATDDHSTPVAGVEVDAEVSRLLTMQQQVQCDVYHMKAYVRFRKVVDGSVEHYIAWHQPDHPILPLAAPFFLRNGLLLCAGRSSRRRRRPIGMGRPSASARE; the protein is encoded by the coding sequence GTGGCGACTGACGACCACTCAACCCCGGTTGCTGGCGTCGAAGTTGATGCGGAGGTCAGCCGCCTTCTGACGATGCAACAGCAGGTTCAGTGCGATGTCTATCACATGAAGGCCTATGTGCGGTTTCGCAAGGTCGTCGATGGATCGGTGGAGCACTACATCGCCTGGCATCAGCCGGATCATCCCATCCTGCCGCTCGCGGCTCCGTTTTTTTTGCGGAACGGTTTGCTTCTCTGCGCTGGTCGATCCTCACGCCGGAGGCGTCGGCCCATTGGGATGGGGAGACCATCAGCTTCGGCCCGGGAGTGA
- a CDS encoding uracil-DNA glycosylase family protein encodes MLVEEQSGDQEKLAGEPFVGPAGEVLNRALAQAEIDRSQLYVTNAVKHFRFVLEGRRRRQRS; translated from the coding sequence ATGCTGGTCGAAGAACAATCAGGAGATCAGGAAAAATTGGCCGGTGAACCGTTTGTCGGCCCCGCTGGTGAGGTGTTGAATCGGGCGCTGGCGCAGGCGGAGATCGATCGCTCACAATTGTATGTGACCAATGCGGTGAAACATTTCCGGTTCGTTCTGGAAGGCCGCCGTCGCCGGCAGCGGAGTTGA
- a CDS encoding CDP-alcohol phosphatidyltransferase family protein — MLREFHLADVLTLGNAACGLAGVFFAMQYMSSGSLAHFFAAAAFSPAALLFDWFDGRVARWRHQQSVLGRELDSLADIISFGVAPAALAFAAGLRGGWDWIALTYFVCCGVSRLARYNVTAERLSAGHDKVAYFEGTPIPTTALLTGVLAWAAWQDRLGEHLYGGLWTIGPGDLHALSLLFVLSGTLMISKTLHIPKL; from the coding sequence ATGTTGCGCGAGTTCCATCTGGCCGATGTGCTCACGCTCGGCAACGCCGCCTGTGGTCTCGCGGGTGTGTTCTTTGCGATGCAGTACATGAGCAGCGGTTCGCTGGCCCACTTTTTCGCCGCCGCGGCATTCTCACCGGCCGCGCTGCTGTTTGATTGGTTCGACGGCCGCGTCGCCCGGTGGCGGCATCAGCAATCGGTGCTGGGGCGGGAACTGGATTCCTTGGCCGACATCATCTCCTTCGGCGTGGCACCTGCCGCGCTTGCGTTTGCCGCAGGCCTCCGAGGAGGGTGGGATTGGATAGCGCTAACATACTTCGTCTGCTGTGGAGTGAGCCGGCTGGCCCGCTACAACGTGACCGCCGAACGCCTTTCGGCAGGCCATGACAAGGTGGCCTATTTTGAAGGCACGCCCATACCCACCACGGCCCTCCTGACCGGCGTGTTGGCCTGGGCGGCATGGCAGGATCGGCTCGGCGAGCACCTCTACGGAGGTCTCTGGACCATCGGCCCAGGCGACCTGCATGCCTTGTCGCTGTTGTTCGTTCTTTCCGGTACGTTGATGATCAGCAAGACGCTTCATATTCCTAAACTGTAG
- a CDS encoding methyl-accepting chemotaxis protein: protein MMTTLMDKLSIRYKLALIAGPLLVGLLVMMMTGYATISEVKVTGPVYQGIIDTKDLVADVLPPPQYLLESYLVVLQMLQESDRTALTQLVARGKQLRKEYDERHGYWIRTLAAGPMKTALVEKSYRSGVAFLDTRDQEFVPAVLAGDMTKARALAAGKLNQHYREHREAIDEVVAAAMPWQLQQEAQATTIVQSRINNIAFVSLAILCTATVVGFVVARRITSRLSTIESCFQTISTGDLRVRIPVQGEDEVARLSQATNGLLDNLESMIGRVAVVTEQLASAAVELSATAVQISGGTARLTSRASHTAAAVEQMNATVGQVAQNSGQAACLARETVETAQDGGAVVSSTISGMQLLATAVTSSSTIITELGKSSDQIGMIVRTIEDIADQTNLLALNAAIEAARAGEQGRGFAVVADEVRKLAERTTKATKEISDMIRQIQQDTRGAVDSMQDGTRKVAAGMELANRTGEALAQIVRMVSQSADMIQQIAIASEEQSTATQQIAADIENVAQVTKESAAGADESAKACQNLSEMAIDLQRLVGKFHVSKIGGFLA from the coding sequence ATGATGACCACGTTAATGGACAAATTGTCCATTCGATACAAGCTCGCATTGATTGCAGGCCCGTTGCTAGTCGGTTTGTTGGTAATGATGATGACGGGCTACGCCACAATCAGCGAGGTCAAGGTCACCGGCCCAGTGTATCAAGGCATCATTGACACGAAGGACTTGGTCGCCGACGTGCTTCCTCCGCCGCAGTACCTTTTGGAATCGTACCTGGTGGTGTTGCAAATGCTCCAGGAGTCGGATCGCACGGCGTTGACACAACTGGTGGCGCGCGGTAAACAACTTCGAAAAGAATATGACGAACGGCATGGCTATTGGATCAGAACGCTGGCGGCCGGTCCGATGAAAACCGCGCTGGTGGAAAAATCGTACCGATCCGGTGTGGCGTTTCTGGATACGCGCGATCAGGAGTTTGTCCCCGCAGTGCTTGCGGGTGATATGACCAAGGCTCGTGCATTGGCCGCGGGGAAATTGAATCAGCATTATCGTGAACACCGTGAAGCGATCGACGAAGTGGTGGCCGCTGCCATGCCCTGGCAACTACAGCAGGAAGCGCAGGCGACGACGATCGTCCAATCTCGTATCAACAACATCGCGTTCGTGTCGCTCGCCATCTTGTGCACTGCTACCGTGGTGGGCTTCGTCGTTGCCCGGCGCATCACCAGTCGCCTGTCCACGATCGAGTCCTGCTTCCAAACAATCTCCACCGGCGACCTCCGGGTTCGAATTCCTGTGCAGGGAGAGGATGAAGTGGCCCGGTTGAGCCAGGCGACGAATGGACTGCTGGACAACCTGGAAAGCATGATCGGTCGGGTGGCGGTCGTGACCGAGCAGTTAGCATCGGCGGCTGTTGAACTTTCAGCCACCGCGGTACAAATTTCTGGAGGCACGGCTCGTCTCACATCACGTGCTTCTCACACCGCTGCAGCGGTTGAACAGATGAATGCGACGGTGGGACAGGTGGCACAGAATTCTGGGCAGGCGGCCTGTTTGGCGCGCGAAACTGTCGAGACCGCACAGGACGGCGGGGCGGTCGTGTCCAGTACGATTTCCGGTATGCAGCTCCTGGCAACGGCGGTCACCAGTTCATCGACCATCATTACTGAATTGGGGAAATCCTCCGACCAGATTGGCATGATTGTGCGCACGATCGAGGATATTGCCGACCAGACGAATCTGTTGGCCCTCAATGCCGCGATCGAAGCCGCGCGGGCAGGAGAACAGGGCCGTGGGTTTGCGGTCGTGGCCGACGAAGTTCGCAAGTTAGCGGAACGGACCACGAAGGCGACCAAAGAAATCAGCGACATGATTCGACAGATTCAGCAGGACACACGCGGCGCGGTCGATTCCATGCAAGATGGGACTCGGAAGGTGGCTGCGGGAATGGAACTCGCGAATAGAACTGGCGAGGCGCTGGCCCAAATTGTCCGGATGGTTTCGCAAAGTGCGGACATGATTCAGCAGATCGCCATCGCTTCGGAAGAGCAATCTACGGCGACTCAACAGATTGCGGCGGATATCGAAAATGTGGCGCAGGTCACGAAGGAGTCGGCCGCCGGCGCCGATGAATCCGCGAAAGCCTGTCAGAATCTGAGCGAGATGGCAATCGACCTCCAGCGCCTAGTCGGAAAATTTCATGTCTCGAAAATAGGTGGATTCCTGGCATAA